In Fibrobacter sp., the sequence TTTTTAACGAATCTATTACTAATTGTGCTTGGCAATATCCCTGCAACAGAAGCAACAAAGAAAAAAACAGTATCATTCGAAAACTTATCATAGATAAACGGCTTCCATCAAAAATTAGCGATAAGAAAGTGGGTACTTTGAAAGAATTGCATCACGAATATTTTGGGGCAAATTTTTGCTTGTTTTCGCTCTGAATTCTAAATCCTTATGCCTTACATAATGCATTCCGACAACACCATAATCAGTAGCCCTTCTAAAATTAGGGTCCTTCTCGTTTCCCGTAAGCTGCGTATTCGCCTGAGGATTAAAACCCGTCAAATCTTCGTTCGGATTAGGAACACTTCCTGTTGGAATTGAGAACTCCATAAAAGGCGTTATCTTACATCTAACCGTAATATCTTCCGTATCACAGCATGTATCTAAATCCGTATCATGAGTGGTTTTTGCACATGAGAAATTTCCGTATCCATCAAAACCACAACCACTAAAACAGTAGGATCTTATTCCATTTCGATCAGGATCAAACGCAGCCCAGCGCCACACCTTTCCTTCAATTGGGCCTCTCCAAACAAGCTGACGCTTTTTGAAATACGTCTCGGAGCCTGCGGTTGAAATGACTTTGTAATCTGATATGAAAGATTCCGCAATCATTCGATACGGATAAATCTCCACCGTTATCTTTGAATCATATGTAGCGGTTTCAACAACTTCCTTTTTTAAGGCTTTGAGCTGCTTAAGATAGGGATCTTCTTCTGCGGAATCATCACAACCATCACAGGACAAACCTATATAGTCACATTTTTCAAACAATATTCTATCTGACAAAAGCGTATCGCCATTTACAAGCACAATAAATCCATAGTCCTCATTCATGGCAAGCCAAGATGTGGGACACACATAATCAAGAGGACGTTCAATAGAATGACTATAATCGGCATCCTCTGCAATACGTTTTGCGTACGAAGCTTCTAACTTTAAGAATTCATCAAGAGAATCTAGTACCAACCCTTTTTTATCAACATCTTTTTTTAAGGTTGCTTCTTGAAAAAATCGAATTCTATTCCCTTTTTCGTCAAATTCAAAATATGGAAGTATTGAATCCCCCAAGTTTTCCTTATAGAAATGTTCAGAAAAGGAATTGTTTAGTGAGCCATCTCGAGCTTCATCACCTCCAAGATTTGAATTGTCACAAGCCCACAGTAAAATCGCAATAAGACAAGGTAATTTCTTCATCGTATCCTCCCTTATACTGAAAAATAATAAATCTAACACAAAATGAGGTAGAGGAACTCTCATTGTATAAAAAGTAACGGGAATAAAATTTCTAGGTCCTTCATCCCTACGGATTCAGAACAACACACCGACTAGAACTGTTCCAGGATCTTTATTCGTTCTGGTGTATCCGGGTGGGTACAGAAGATCAGGTTCACCTTGGACACCAAGCCCTTCAGGAGGCCGTTATCGTCTTCCTCGTCGGGGTGGATGATGTACAGCTGGGCCACGTCATTACGCTTGACGCTTGAAAGGCCCGGATCCTCGGAAACTTTGCGCAGGGCGCTTGCCAATGCCAGCGGGTCACCACAAAGTTCAGCGGCACCGGCATCGGCCACGTATTCGCGCTTACGGGAAATTGCCAAACGGTTGACGTAGCTAAAGAAGTAGGCCACCGTAGAAATCACAAGACCAACCAAAGCCACAACCATAACGATAAGGATGGCGCCACCTTCGTTCTTGCCACGACTGCGGCGAGGACGACTGCGGAGCATGCCCTTGATTAGCTGCCAGAATATGGACTGTACCAGGGAAATAAGGCCCACGAACACGATGCACACCACCATGAGGCGGGTATCGCGATTCTTGATGTGGGTCAGTTCATGGCCCACCACGGCGGCCAACTCATCGTCATTTAATTTGTCTATAATACCCGTAGTCAACGTGATAGTAAACGACTTGACGTTGATGCCGCTGGCGAAAGCGTTCATGCCCGGATCGTCAACGATGTTGATCTGGGGCATTTCGATGCCGCCGGCAATGCAGAGGTTTTCCACGATGTTGTAGACGCGGACATTCTCTTTACGTTCCAGGGGCTTTGCGTGAGTCACATGGCGCAAAAGGGAAACGTTGCAGGAGTACGCGAAGAAGAACCAGATACCCACAATGGCAATGGTCGCAGGCAGAGCCTTCAAGAAACAGTACCACACAATGGGCCAATGGGCGCCGTAGCCTTTGCCGGTCAGCATCGCCGTATCACGGCAAACTGCCTCGAACGAGGTTCCCACCGTCGCAAGGAAGGAGTCGCCGAAAAATTCGCAGAACACTCCGAAGTAGT encodes:
- a CDS encoding M48 family metallopeptidase codes for the protein MKYVGMQTQIWRNNRNTVILLCMYPIIILAMVWLFIFVLDYFGVFCEFFGDSFLATVGTSFEAVCRDTAMLTGKGYGAHWPIVWYCFLKALPATIAIVGIWFFFAYSCNVSLLRHVTHAKPLERKENVRVYNIVENLCIAGGIEMPQINIVDDPGMNAFASGINVKSFTITLTTGIIDKLNDDELAAVVGHELTHIKNRDTRLMVVCIVFVGLISLVQSIFWQLIKGMLRSRPRRSRGKNEGGAILIVMVVALVGLVISTVAYFFSYVNRLAISRKREYVADAGAAELCGDPLALASALRKVSEDPGLSSVKRNDVAQLYIIHPDEEDDNGLLKGLVSKVNLIFCTHPDTPERIKILEQF